In Taeniopygia guttata chromosome 2, bTaeGut7.mat, whole genome shotgun sequence, one genomic interval encodes:
- the EXOSC4 gene encoding exosome complex component RRP41, with protein MAGLELLSDAGFRADGRRPDELRKVRARLGVLARADGSAYLEQGNTKVLAAVYGPHEVRGSRAKAPPDRALLSCRCSSAPFAGGGERRRRPGPGGSDRRAAERALLLRGVLEGAVLAQLYPRSQIDVHVQVLQADGGELGASVSAAGLALLDAGVALRGAVVAGSAGLAEPPAGPPVALSDLSAAEEAAGGPRLAVATVAGSGQLALCQLSARLHQERLRPVLDAALAACRGLHAVLDGMVRARLRQDTAMEQ; from the exons atggcggggctggagctgctgtccGACGCGGGGTTCCGGGCGGACGGGCGGCGGCCGGACGAGCTGCGCAAGGTGCGGGCCCGGCTCGGGGTGCTGGCCCGGGCGGACGGTTCGGCCTACCTGGAGCAGGGCAACACCAAAGTGCTGGCGGCCGTGTACGGCCCGCACGAG GTTCGGGGGTCCCGGGCCAAGGCCCCCCCGGACCGGGCGCTGCTCAGCTGCCGGTGCAGCTCGGCGCCGTTCGCGGGGGGCGGAGAGCGGCGGCGCCGCCCTGGGCCGGGCGGGAGCGACcggcgggcggcggagcgggcgctgctgctgcggggCGTGCTGGAGGGAGCCGTGCTGGCCCAGCTCTACCCCCGCTCCCAGATCGACGTGCACGTCCAG gtgctgcaggcgGACGGGGGCGAGCTGGGGGCCAGCGTCAGCGCGGCCGGGCTGGCGCTGCTGGACGCGGGCGTGGCGCTGCGCGGGGCCGTGGTGGCCGGTTCGGCCGGGCTGGCCGAGCCCCCGGCCGGGCCcccggtggccctgagcgacCTGAGCGCGGCCGAGGAGGCGGCCGGGGGCCCGCGGCTGGCCGTGGCCACGGTGGCGGGCAGCGGGCAGCTGGCCCTGTGCCAGCTCAGCGCCCGGCTGCACCAGGAGCGGCTGCGGCCCGTGCTGGACGCCGCCCTGGCCGCCTGCCGGGGGCTGCACGCCGTGCTGGACGGCATGGTCAGGGCCCGGCTGCGCCAGGACACCGCCATGGAGCAGTGA